A genomic segment from Gracilinanus agilis isolate LMUSP501 chromosome 1, AgileGrace, whole genome shotgun sequence encodes:
- the LOC123231002 gene encoding olfactory receptor 13D1-like, with the protein MNEENHTTVTEFFLVGLSHYPGLLLSLYVLCMVMYLVILLGNSILIIISILDPRLHTPMYFFLGNLSFLDICYTSSSIPQMLIIVMSKRKSISFTGCALQMVISLGLGCTECILLAVMAYDRYVAICNPLRYSIIMNKGLCTQMAAWTWILGFLVSLVQTVLALIKPFCGNVIDHLTCEILALLKLLCGDISLNVFIMTVASIVILIIPLTLIFFSYIFILSTILRINSSEGRKKAFSTCSAHLTVVVLFYGSALFIYMKPKSKYTKTSDELIGLSYGIITPMMNPIIYSLRNKEVKNAVEKFLIKNLYLKKM; encoded by the coding sequence ATGAATGAGGAGAATCATACAACCGTGACCGAGTTTTTTCTGGTAGGACTTTCCCATTACCCAggcctcttgctctctctttatGTTCTCTGCATGGTTATGTATCTAGTAATCCTGTTGGGAAACAGCATCCTCATTATCATCAGCATCCTGGATCCCCGCCTTCATACACctatgtattttttccttgggAATCTCTCTTTTCTGGACATCTGCTACACATCCTCCTCTATTCCTCAAATGCTGATAATTGTTATGTCTAAGAGAAAATCTATTTCCTTCACTGGGTGTGCCCTGCAGATGGTTATTTCTCTTGGATTAGGGTGCACAGAGTGCATTCTCCTGGCAGTGATGGCCTATGACAGGTATGTTGCCATCTGCAATCCTCTCAGATACAGCATCATCATGAACAAGGGGCTCTGTACCCAGATGGCTGCTTGGACTTGGATACTAgggtttttggtctccctggtaCAAACTGTACTTGCTCTCATAAAGCCTTTCTGTGGGAATGTCATTGATCACCTTACCTGTGAAATCCTGGCCCTTCTTAAGCTTCTCTGTGGAGACATCTCCCTCAATGTGTTTATCATGACAGTTGCAAGTATTGTTATTTTAATCATTCCTCtaactctcattttcttctcctataTCTTCATCCTCTCTACCATCCTGAGGATCAATTCtagtgaagggaggaagaaagcctTTTCCACCTGCTCAGCCCACCTCACTGTGGTGGTCTTGTTCTATGGTTCAGCCCTTTTCATATACATGAAGCCCAAGTCCAAGTACACTAAGACATCTGATGAGCTTATTGGGCTCTCCTACGGAATCATCACTCCAATGATGAACCCCATTATCTACAGCCTGAGGAACAAGGAAGTCAAAAATGCTGTGGAGAAATTCCTCATTAAGAATCTATActtaaagaaaatgtga
- the LOC123231003 gene encoding olfactory receptor 2K2-like gives MNWSTVTEFTLEGFSQYPKLEIILFILCLLMYLVTLLGNSILITISILDTHLHTPMYFFLSNLSFMDICYTTSSVTPMVVKFIGKRNTVPFIGCALQMYLSLAMGSTECLLLAVMAYDRYVAICHPLRYPIIMNKRVCLQMAAGSWITGCLTALLETSSALQLPLCGSSINHFTCEILALLKLACTSSLVMDLIMLVVSVLLLPIPMLLICISYSFILFTILRINSADGRSKAFSTCSAHLTVVILYYGTALSMYLKPSSVDSQETDKFITLFYGVVTPMLNPIIYSLRNKEVKGAVKKLLRRNVFSQRL, from the coding sequence ATGAACTGGAGTACAGTGACAGAATTCACTCTGGAGGGGTTTTCCCAATATCCCAAACTTGAAATCATCCTCTTTATCTTGTGTCTCTTGATGTACTTGGTAACTCTACTGGGAAACAGCATTCTCATTACAATCAGCATCCTAGATACCCATCTTCATACTCCTATGTACTTCTTTCTCAGCAATCTCTCATTCATGGACATCTGTTACACGACATCCTCTGTAACTCCTATGGTGGTGAAATTCATAGGCAAAAGAAATACTGTTCCTTTCATAGGTTGTGCCCTACAAATGTATCTCTCCCTTGCCATGGGGTCCACAGAGTGTTTGCTCCTTGCCGTGATGGCATATGATCGGTATGTGGCAATATGTCACCCCCTTAGATACCCTATCATCATGAACAAGAGGGTCTGTCTGCAGATGGCAGCTGGGTCATGGATAACAGGTTGCCTCACTGCCTTACTAGAAACCAGTTCTGCCCTGCAACTGCCTCTTTGTGGGAGTTCCATCAATCACTTTACTTGTGAAATCCTAGCACTTCTGAAATTAGCTTGCACAAGCTCATTGGTCATGGACTTGATAATGCTTGTGGTCAGTGTGCTTCTCCTTCCAATCCCAATGCTCTTAATTTGCATCTCATATAGCTTCATTCTCTTCACCATCCTAAGAATCAACTCAGCAGATGGAAGAAGCAAAGCTTTCTCCACCTGTTCAGCTCACCTTACTGTGGTGATCTTATACTACGGGACTGCTCTTTCCATGTACCTGAAACCATCATCTGTAGATTCTCAAGAAACTGATAAGTTCATTACTTTGTTTTATGGAGTGGTGACTCCCATGCTAAACCCCATTATCTATAGCTTGAGAAATAAAGAAGTGAAAGGGGCTGTGAAAAAGCTTCTGAGAAGAAATGTATTTTCACAAAGACTCTGA